TCCTGAAGGTCTACCGGGCAAGCGTGACGTCGATGATTCTCAGGACTATCTCCAGATGTGGGAGACTATGCTGTCCAGTAGTGATGATATATCCTACGAAagcctctctcctctctcgaTTTCCTCGGATACTATTGCCTTAGCTAGACGTCAGGACGAGCCTTTACCAACCCACAGATTCCAGATTACTGGTTTCGCCGTTGACGACTCTCCGAAGCACGATATCATCGCCAACCACTATGAAAACGGTGAAACCGTTCTTCACCTGCCACTTCTACGAGGGGACTCTGGTACGACTAACACTGAAGGATCCAATTTGCAAAAGCGATTCGACAACCCTGGGTTCAAGATCGCGTTCACTACCAGGGAAAGATCGAAGCTCACCCAAGCCCATCAAAAGTCTATGGCACTGGCGGGGGCTGCTACATGGGCTGTCTATGCGGACAACGCCAACCACAAGATGGATGACTTCATCGGTTTTGCTGAGACTGAACATGCGGCCAACTTTTACTACCGGATCATTCCGGAGATCAAGGGGTTCGGAACTAATTACGAGACTGTTGATATTTGC
This window of the Aspergillus oryzae RIB40 DNA, chromosome 8 genome carries:
- a CDS encoding uncharacterized protein (predicted protein) — encoded protein: MKLSIPLLSLLATSQVTLAAPAATVDVAELPSDTILDIRSSNPSDEALAVLEQRATRVCEILDRTVRTIGTSKFTVVYIVMGSRLARQVCEYAGGSRCEELSYIISDGLLLAYTAAAHYSGSIPEGLPGKRDVDDSQDYLQMWETMLSSSDDISYESLSPLSISSDTIALARRQDEPLPTHRFQITGFAVDDSPKHDIIANHYENGETVLHLPLLRGDSGTTNTEGSNLQKRFDNPGFKIAFTTRERSKLTQAHQKSMALAGAATWAVYADNANHKMDDFIGFAETEHAANFYYRIIPEIKGFGTNYETVDICGGMASYLFCIFVRSMSRGTH